The genomic stretch CGGCGGGGGTATCGCCGATTACCTCGGCGAGTTTGACGATTGGACCACCTTTTTTATTGGGTTGGCCTGGGTGTTAACATTACAATTGGGTTTTCAATTTCTTGAAATATATTTTCGCGCCGCGCCGCCCAAGCTCGAAGACGAATCTCAAAAATTGGCCTATGAATTGCCCCTGTGGTTTGGCCTGACCGCCCTGACTCTGGCGACAACGTTTACCATCGTCCTTCAGCGCAGTGCCGCCCTCGATAGCGCCGTCGGATTGGTGATGGGCCTGATCTTCCTTGGTGCAGTCGCTTATGCCCTGCCGCCTCTGCGTCTCGTCGATAGCGCCTATCGCGGGTTGCTGATTTCGGCGCTCCTCGCCAACTTGATCCCCGCGCTGGCTTTCGCCTTGCAAAGCACGCCGTTGCATCGCCTGGTCTTGATGGTCACCTTCCCGCTGACTTTGCTGCACTACGCCATGACGCTGGTGTTTGAGTTCCCCGCTTATGCTGGTGATGTCAAACATCAGCGTCCGACGATTCTTGTGCGCCTCGGTTGGCAGCACGGCATTCTGCTCATCGGTGTGCTGAATCTCTCGGCATTTTTGGCGCTGGGTTTCGCCATGCTCGTTGGCCTACCCGTGCAAATCGCCGCGCCGATCTTCCTTGTGCTGCCTTTGGCGCTCTTCTTGATCTGGTATTTCGGTCGCATCACCGCCGGAGCTAAACCAAACTGGCAAGCTCTCTTCATCGCTGCAACCCTGATCTACGCCTTCTCTGTCTATCTCTTTACCTTCGCTTTCTGGACGCGATAACCTGCCGATTAATACATTAAAAATGCCTGAATTTCTGACCCTTCTACCCCCGCAGGATGCCCTGCAAAAATTGCTCGATCACCTGACTGTGAATCCTGTTTCCGAACAGGTGGATTCAGACCAGGCTCTGGGGCGGGTGACGGTTACCCCGGTGCTGGCGCCTCACCCCTTGCCCGAATTCCCGCGTACCACCGTCGATGGCTTTGCTGTGCGCGCCGCCGACACTTACGGCGCCAGCGATTCCTTGCCCATGTATCTCAACCTGATCGGCGAAGTGCCAATGGGCACTGCCCCCAACTTCGAGTTGGTGCCCGGCGCTTGCGCGCTGATCCACACCGGCGGGATGCTGCCCCTCGGTGCAGACGCGGTTGTGATGGTCGAGCACACCCAAAGCGCTCGTCCCTCCGAAGTCGAAATTTTGCGCGCCGTGGCGCTGGGTGAAAACGTCATTGAAATTGGGGAAGATGTCAAAGCTGCCGCCGAAGTTATCCCCGCGGGGACGCGCCTGCGTCCGGCGGAGATTGGCGGTCTGATGGCATTAGGGATCACGCAGGTTGAAGTCGCCCGCAAGCCGCGGGTCGGCATCATTTCCAGCGGGGATGAAGTTGTGCCGCCTCAAAAGCGCCCGGCACCGGGCCAGGTGCGCGATATCAATGCGTATACCTTGAGCGCCGCGGTGCATGAAGCGGGCGGCGAAACGCGCATGTACGGTATCGTCTCTGATACGCGCCCCGCTATGCAATCTGTTGCCGAGCGCGCCCGCCGCGAATGCGATTTGGTGGTGATTACGGCCGGTTCATCGGCCAGCACGCGCGACCTGACCGCCGAAATTCTGGACGGACTGGGTGAACCGGGCGTGTTAGTACATGGCATTAACACGCGCCCCGGAAAACCGACGATTTTGGCGGTTTGCCAGGGCGTGCCAATGATTGGGTTACCGGGTAACCCGGTTAGCGCGTTGGTGAACTCGTATTTATTTGTCGTGCCAGTGCTGCGTGCTCTGCTGGGCGAACAACCGCGCCCCGCCGCAATTCGCTCCGCTCGACTGACGATCAACCTCCCATCCCAGGCGGGGCGCGAAGATTGGGTTCCGGTTAAGCTAATATCCCCCCTGAAGGGGGGATCGAGGGAGGTCCAGGCCGAACCCATTTTTGGTAAAAGCAACCTCATCTTCACCCTGGCGCGTGCCGATGGGCTGCTCAAAATTCCCGCCGATGCCAACGGCTTGGCCGCAGGCGAAATGGTGGATGTATATTTGATTTAGATACGACGACAGACTGCAGTTTCTTTTCCTATGACAACCTCCCTCCGTCTCAGCTTGCTTCCATCTGAATATGCCGTTTGCCAGCTCCCCCCGGATGCTGAGTTCCCCGCTTGGGCGCGTGGCGGCGAATTGCTGTCGATTACCCGCACTTCTGATGAACTTTCGATCGTTTGCCCGGCTGCGCAGGTTCCCGCTGATGTCAAAGCTGAGCGCAATTGGCGGGTTATCAAGGTGCTGGGGCCGCTGGATTTTTCGTTAGTGGGAATTCTGGCTTCTCTGGCAGGAGAATTGGCACAGGCAAAAGTCAGCATTTTTGCGCTTTCGACCTATGACACCGATTATATTTTGGTGAATGCAAATACGATCGACCGGACAATTGACGCATTGCGAAAAGCCGGTCATGAGTGGATACTGGAGTAACGAGTGTAACCGCTTAGAGGGTGGTTGCAGCCTTAATTTTACTCCGACGATCAATCAAGTAGAACATTCCGGAGAGCAGGGCAAATATGCTCAACAGGTAGAAGGCCACTAATCCCAGACTGGCTCCGTCCACCCAGGCCCCATAGAGCAGCCCGGCCAGGGTGCTGAACAGCGCCACCCAGCCGACATATACCCATGCTTTCAGCCGCCCAATAATTGTGGCGGTGATCAGAATGCTTTGCAGGCTGAGTTCCGGATCGGAGATCAGATATGCCAGCAGCGGGCCGCGGTGCATTCCCAGACTGAGGAACATCTGGGCGATGGGCACTTCTACCAGGGTGGGGAAATACATAAATACGCCGAATACCACCCCGATGAAATTGCCCAATAGCGTGTTTTCTCCGGCCAGCGCTTC from Chloroflexota bacterium encodes the following:
- a CDS encoding ACT domain-containing protein, with product MTTSLRLSLLPSEYAVCQLPPDAEFPAWARGGELLSITRTSDELSIVCPAAQVPADVKAERNWRVIKVLGPLDFSLVGILASLAGELAQAKVSIFALSTYDTDYILVNANTIDRTIDALRKAGHEWILE
- a CDS encoding molybdopterin molybdotransferase MoeA, with protein sequence MPEFLTLLPPQDALQKLLDHLTVNPVSEQVDSDQALGRVTVTPVLAPHPLPEFPRTTVDGFAVRAADTYGASDSLPMYLNLIGEVPMGTAPNFELVPGACALIHTGGMLPLGADAVVMVEHTQSARPSEVEILRAVALGENVIEIGEDVKAAAEVIPAGTRLRPAEIGGLMALGITQVEVARKPRVGIISSGDEVVPPQKRPAPGQVRDINAYTLSAAVHEAGGETRMYGIVSDTRPAMQSVAERARRECDLVVITAGSSASTRDLTAEILDGLGEPGVLVHGINTRPGKPTILAVCQGVPMIGLPGNPVSALVNSYLFVVPVLRALLGEQPRPAAIRSARLTINLPSQAGREDWVPVKLISPLKGGSREVQAEPIFGKSNLIFTLARADGLLKIPADANGLAAGEMVDVYLI